From the genome of Perca flavescens isolate YP-PL-M2 chromosome 1, PFLA_1.0, whole genome shotgun sequence, one region includes:
- the lrrc49 gene encoding leucine-rich repeat-containing protein 49 isoform X3 — MKPEMTEVYRLPCLQRLFLSCNNITSFDQLACLAESHSLSELTLDGNPVALETWYKQAVLRCVLHLRQLDMKRITDEDRRMAGVQARKEEEKKRESHKQTIHKEKRRLAIRNAAQQWEGVRACLELPPANGAKEEVSPENSPAHSPAQTNGLAQEPSPDEPRRVSPGLGPERPSGGTESRLRTNSRPNSPRDPKLVEAGSGSIQSLSLSDSHLAELDGDTLRLFGTGALEALERGWGVQTAGAVTVITFRYINFDAIVPTLPRIRIKFPNLSHLIFLETNISRLPQLAALTQVRRLDQLTIHPEGNPVVSLALWRSFLIYRLHHFNLQKINGQEVTMNDVIAAVRVFGTLGHIAATETPRCRLLLLLEESRKRQLQFLLEGRGRRAGLSPEELRDNGKLLGEGLSRALFNYPSRDCSAESPEEGTVESSERAAMIEQYLQELVQRASDTNLKGEALHKLWPSMFAEMVRDCVLEMRDRAAFRQASLARLSETK, encoded by the exons aCTGAGGTGTACCGCCTGCCCTGCTTGCAGCGCCTCTTTCTCAGCTGCAACAACATCACCAG TTTTGATCAGCTAGCCTGCCTTGCAGAGTCACACTCCCTTTCTGAGCTCACCCTGGATGGGAATCCTGTAGCCCTGGAGACATGGTACAAGCAGGCCGTCCTGCGCTGTGTGCTTCATCTGAGACAGCTGGACATGAAGCGCATCACA GACGAGGATCGGCGCATGGCTGGTGTACAGGCTcgaaaagaggaggagaagaagagggagagTCACAAGCAGACGATTCATAAG GAAAAGCGGCGTCTGGCGATCCGTAATGCAGCGCAGCAGTGGGAGGGCGTCAGAGCCTGCCTTGAGCTGCCACCCGCAAATGGTGCTAAAGAAGAAGTCAGTCCAGAGAACAGCCCCGCCCACAGCCCCGCCCAGACCAATGGCCTCGCACAGGAACCATCTCCAGATGAACCCAG ACGGGTAAGTCCAGGTTTAGGACCAGAGCGACCATCAGGGGGAACGGAGAGCAGACTTCGCACCAACAGCCGTCCAAACAGCCCACGAGATCCAAA GCTTGTGGAGGCAGGGAGCGGCAGTATTCAGAGCTTGTCCCTCTCTGACAGTCACCTGGCGGAGCTGGATGGAGACACGCTGCGTTTATTCGGAACCGGAGCCCTGGAGGCCCTGGAGAGGGGCTGGGGAGTTCAGACTGCTGGGGCTGTCACTGTAATAACCTTCCGCTACATCAACTTTGACGCCATTGTACCAACACTGCCTCGAATAAGGATCAAGTTCCCCAATCTATCG CACCTGATCTTCTTGGAAACCAACATCAGCCGTCTGCCCCAGCTGGCTGCCTTGACTCAGGTGAGGCGTCTGGACCAGCTGACCATCCACCCAGAGGGCAACCCAGTGGTCAGTCTGGCTCTGTGGCGCTCCTTCCTCATCTACCGCCTCCACCACTTCAACCTGCAGAAGATCAACGGCCAGGAG GTCACCATGAATGATGTGATCGCTGCAGTGCGTGTGTTTGGGACACTGGGTCATATAGCAGCCACCGAAACTCCACGTTGCCGGCTCCTCCTGCTGCTAGAGGAATCCAG GAAGCGTCAGCTGCAATTCCTGTTAGAGGGACGTGGCAGGCGGGCAGGACTGAGTCCGGAGGAGCTGCGAGATAATGGGAAGCTCCTGGGAGAAGGCCTGAGCAGGGCGCTGTTCAACTACCCAAGCAGAGACTGCAGTGCAGAGAGCCCTGAG GAGGGCACTGTGGAGTCATCGGAACGTGCTGCCATGATAGAGCAGTACCTGCAGGAGTTGGTCCAAAGGGCGTCAGACACCAATCTGAAGGGTGAGGCACTACACAAGCTCTGGCCCTCCATGTTTGCTGAGATGGTGAGGGACTGTGTGTTGGAGATGAGGGACCGAGCAGCCTTCCGCCAAGCCAGCCTTGCGAGGCTCTCTGAGACCAAGTGA